CCGGCAAGAAGCACCGTCCTCCTAAGGACCTCGTTCCTCTCCGGGCTCTCTTTCTCAAGGGCGCCCAGTTCGGTCATAGTAACGCCTTGTCTTGCCCTCGCCTCTCGGAACCATCTCCTGAAGAGGAGACTTGCAACGACCGCATTCGTAAGCAACCAGAGAAGCGCTCCATTGCCTGTGACGAGTCTGAAGACAGGAAGGAACGAACCTACCACTATGCCAAGAATCATCCCCACCATGGGAACAGCAAGGAATGTGAGCCCACCGACTGCCGCATTCAAGCTCGCGAACTTCCACCAAGCGAGACCTCTGTTGGCGACACGTTGTGGAAGTGGTGTGGAAACGGTCTTGAAGTAGGGGGTCTCGACCAGCATGAAACCCAGAGGTACCACAGACAGAACACCAACTATCAACGAGAAGAGTGTTGCACCTTCTTTCAGCATGTATGTCTGTGTCGAGATGTGGGACCTGCTCCACGCCTCAGACTCCGACTGCTCAGCAAGTGCCTGAAGCATCCAGGCACAGGTCTCAGCAATCCCTTTCGCATTCCAGGTGGCACCTGGATGAGTACAGTAGCAGAGAGCGTACCTGTGTGCTGTACCTGCTACAAAGTCCCCGTACGTGTGATCGACCTGACCTACCACTCCCGGAGCCAAGCCTGCATTCTGAGCTATCTGAGCCAGACCTCTGGCAAGAAAGCTGGCTCGGTCGCCCTTGTAGAACAGCTCCTCGTATAGAGGCCAGACGTTGAGATAGTTGTGCATGTAGTTGTGCTCTGTCAGATTGTCAGGACCGCCTGCCTGTATCACCACAGCCCGATGGTCCGGATTCGTCTCAGCCAGCACACGTGCCACCATGGCGCCCATTGAGTGTCCCACCAGACCGGTCCGAGTGGCATCAACAAAGGCAAGGCTCTTCAGGTACTGGTAGGAGGCGTTCGCGCCGAGAGTAGTCACACCGCCGAGGTACGCCTGCATAAGAGGACTTCCCGACTCCGAGTCGCCGTGTCCGGTCTGGTCAAGTGCCAGTGTCACGAAACCCCTTCGCGCAAGCTCAAGGGCTGCAGGGCCTTCGGTGTCCTTGTCGTTGTTCATGCCATGAAGAAGTAGGACCGCAGGTGCGGGACTTGTCGCGGTGGCGGCAAGAGGACGATATAGCCTCCCTGTGACACCCAGACCATTCTCATCGACTATTGTCACACTCTTCACTTCAATCCGCCCAAAGTCGGTCTGGACAAAGAACGCAGTGAGGGAAGAGGCAAGCATGAAGAACAGACACAGGACGAACACCTGTTGCACTCGGCTCAAGCGTCTCAGGCGATTCACAACGACAACCCGATGCCGTATTGCGTACACCGGGATATATTCCCTCTGCATGGGCGCAGTCACCCGTGTCGAAACTGCAGCGAACGAAATCATCGGTGAATCCTTGTAGGTCCGAAGAGCCCAGTATCAGCGGAGCTCATTCTGCATCCGGGAGTCTCTAGTCCGACAGATTAAAGGCAGCACGTACCTTGCCTATAGTGGGTGCCCATTACGGACGCAAGGGAAGCCGCAAGGAATGCCATTGAATCAGTGCTGGAGGCACGACAGGGCGAGTCCCTGCTTGTTGTATGCGATGATGTCAGAAGAGATGTCGGTCAGGTCTTTGCCGAAGGGGCCATGGACATTGGTCTCTGGACACGACTGCTTCTGCTAGAGTCGGGCGAGCGTGTTGTGAGGAGTGAAGTGCCGGCACAGTTGATGGAGATTGTCAACTCGGTTCACTCCCCGGACATCTATATCAATCTGCTTCGAGGTCCCGCAGACGAGACCCCATTCAGAGTCAAGATAATCAAACTTGAGACGAGGAAAGGTCGGTCAAGGCTTGGCCACTGCCCGGGGATAACAATGGACATGCTCACAGACGGCGCTCTGGCAATGTCAAAAGAGGAACATTCTGTGATGCAGAATCATGCAAGGTCGTTGCTAGCCAAACTTCAAGACGTCGAAAGAGTGCATCTCACCGCTCCCGGAGGCAGCGACTTCACGGTTGGGGTAAGCGGTAGGACTTGGTTCTCAGACACTTATGTGGACTGGAAGACCATGAAGTGGATGAACCTACCGACAGGTGAGGTGCTCGTTGGTCCTGTGGAGAACTCCATGGAAGGCGTGGTTGTCTGCGACTTGGCTGTCGGTGGTATTGGACCGCTGAGCAAGCCCATGCGTCTGGATGTGCGACACGGACGTGTCGTGAGTGTGGCATGTGACGACAGGGATGCACTCAGAGTGGTAGAACAGACACAGGCGACTGACGAGATGGCCAAGCACATCGGCGAGTTCGCAATCGGACTCAACCCGAAGGCAAGACTGGTCAAGGAGTTCCTTGAGGCAGAGAAGGTCAGGGCAGTCCATGTGGCGTTCGGCAACAACACGGACTATCCGGGTGTAGTCGCAAACAACTCTGCGACCCATCAGGACTTCCTCATCAATCGGCCCACTGTCACTGTTGTCTACGGCAACGGCACAGAGCAGGTCATAATGAGGGATGGCGCTCTCACACTCTAGCTAAGTCAGAGTCAGTAGGATGCAGAGTCCCGTCGAGTTCATAGCATGTCAATCAACTGTTGACAGTCAACGTGCCAGTGGTCTTGTGCACACCGACTCAGTACATTGGACCATTGATATCGCCCTTACGACCGTGCACCTGCACTGATCAGTCATGCGAGTAGATGCGCAGTATCAGACACAACCATATGGAGCGCATCCTTCGCGCTATGGCCTACGAATTGTCGCCTGAATCGAGGCTCGCTGAGATAGCAGCGTGTGTACTCGCACATCATGTACGACATTCTTTTTACACGGATGCATGATACCGATAACAGTGATATAGCATGCCAAGGAAAAAGAACAGTTCTAGCAAGACTGCAGTGATACTCCTGCTCATTGTAGTGGGAGGCCTGGTAGTCGTTGCGTGGCACGACGGACTCATAGGAGCCACGAGCATCGAGAGCATCACCGATGGCAAGATCCAAAACGGTGCAGTGGTGACCATCAGGGGAAGGTTGGTCTCAAGATTGGGGACGCTCCATGCTGTGCAGAGCCTGAATAGTGATAGGGGATTGGTATTCATATGGAGTGGAGACTCACCAGCAATTGACTCAATAGTGGTAGTACACGGAAAGGTCACCTCGATTTGGACCCTTGGGAATGTCACCTCTCTCGAGAAAGTGTGGGTCTTTGCCTAGCCTGGGAGAGTATTGGTGTTCATGCGAACACCTCTGATATCTCCCTGCGTCAAGAGCGAAGGTCACATCGCCATCTCAATGACTGCGCGCAGGAGCAGACTTGACTCCATGGTGATAATGGCTGGTCACGCAGCAGATGAGCCCGCCAGCTCAACCACCACCGACACAGTGTTGCATTACACAGGTTAACTCACTCGCTGTAGCTCCAGTGGAGGTGGAACTTGGTAGACACACCGTGTAAGTGGTTGACCCCAAGGCATTCAGTCCGGTATACGCGTCTATGCGCAGGAGTTGCCAGTAGGAGGTTAACTTCATAAGGTTTCGCGTCAATATGAGCCTGTGGATAGAACGCGAATGGCAACGAACTCACCACTCAGGTTTCCGACGAAGCAGCAGGCCATCATATGGCTACGGCGGAGGCAGAGCGTTGCACCGTCCAAGATAGCCTTGGACATGGGGGTGACAAGACCATTCGTGAGTAAGGCAACAAGGACTGCTGAGAAGCGAATAGAGAGACTGATTCTGCACGCCGCGTCAGTCAACCGAATCGGTATTGAGAAGATCAGCGCGTCGCACGGGTTCGCCTTGGGCTTCTGTCCAGCATATGGTTCAGAGACCTACATAACGTTCTCACCCAGATTCGGAGTGCAGGTATGGTACAATCACGTCGGGCACTGCGGGACATGCGAGGAGTCTTCGAAGTGCAGGGCCGTACTCTCGGACCTGGCTGCAGACTGGCAGATTCCGTTCCCTGAGACCATGCCACCTACAGAGATTGCAGCAGGACTGTTCAACACGATAATGAGGCGACTCAGATGGAGATAGACATCAATGACCTGAACACGGTCACCGTGAAGAACGCATGCAGAATGCGACCCGCCCGGGGAGGGTATGCCTCCGGCTGGAGAGGAATCCTCGAGTATCGACTCGCGCACCGTTCACCGACCAGAAGAATGAAGAGCGCGGCAAAACTCGCACTCGGTGGACTGTTGGCGGGAGCATGGATACTCAGTTTCCTGACATCACCTGAGAGCGACAGGCTTGCGAGATTCGCGGTCGTCACGTTACTAGTGGGGGGCACAGGAGTACTAGCACTTCTTGCGTATTGCCTCGGGAAGACTCAGTACGTCGGGTCCAGTGCAAGCATGAGGAGCGTCCGGCCGCATCCTGACGGCAAGGGGAGTCTCGTGTCATCGTATGGATACGACTACTCGTACAATCCCGGAATCCGCGTGTCATCTGCGGGTCCACTCCCAGTAGGTGGCAGGATCGAACGCAGGCGGAACGAGACATTCAAGCAACACCGAGTGTAGGCATTATCAGAGCCGACAAGGGGGAACATGGTCAGGCTTGTCGCTGTTTCACATGTACACTCGCGGCGCGTCCACTCGTGAATGACACTGCCAACCGGACATCTGTTCGTACACCGATAATGCTCTCGTCATACGTGTGTAATACTCAGCGCTGCAACAACCATCACTTCACCCCATAGAGGTATTGCCAACAGAATGATTTAATTGGGGAGAAGCATCAGTGACAGACTGTCAAACCGTCATATGAAGGATGCAAGGCATATGGTCATAGATCGCGAGGGAGCCACATCTGCAATAATACTGCACTTCGGCGCGGGTAAGCCCGTTGAGTTTCCTGCTGAGTTTGTCGCGGAGATTGGGGAGAAGGCTGCGCTCACCGTTCTCCACCACAAGGACAGAGTCGTGAAGCTGTTTCCTGTCGAGTCCGAGAACATCTATCTCCTCAGGATAGAGATAAGCGACCTGTCAAGGAACTTTCTCAAGCAGCTGAACTTCGCGTTTAATGACGCCAAGCTGTCAGACATAATATTCACGACTGGAGTATGTCTCAGGGGCGAGAAGTGCTACTACGAGTGCTATTTCGTTCCGGACCAGCTTGTGGTGTCCACCAGCGAACTTGAAGACAGCCTCCGCAAGATACCCGGGGTTGCCAAGGTCGTCCTGAGGAAAGTGGTCTGATCAATCAACGCATATGTCCAGCTGATCTCAGGTATCCAGAAGACCACACAGCTCCAGAAGCACACTATGTGCTTCATTGCATACCCCTAGTCAGTCCTCTACTGGGCACCCAGATGCATGACATGATAATCACTGCAGAGTACCACACCGTTGTGCTAGACACGCTGATGTTTGAGGGGATCTGCCGCATTCTTCAGGTCACTCAGTACCAGCTGAGTTCACTTGTCCATTTCAGCACATGGTCTTAGATGGCAGACCAACAATCCTGTCGATGAGCCAAGGCATCCTCTCCCACCGCGCTCAGTCCCCACTAAGGCCGAGATAGTACTTCTGAGCGCTGGACTTCTTCGAAGGCCTCACGACATTTCATAGTCCCCCCCGAACGGTAGACTCGTCATAATGCTGCTGATTGGCCGGGATATACTCCGCGAGAAAGGCCTGCACTATCTCATTCTCGTCACGCCTGAGGTCATACTCTGCAAAGTAGTCCAGTAGGTTGTGGATGTCCCTCTTGAGAATAATCTCAATCCTGCGCATGTCACAGTGTGTGTCCACAGCCTCACCTTGGGGCAGGTCGATTATCCACGGCTTGTGCTGCCACCAGAGGACGTTGTATGCGCTGAGGTCCCCATGGACGTAGTGTACATCCCGATAGATCCTCAGGTAGTCGTCCAGAATCTGGCCCAGCACCACCTCCGGGTCGTCCAAGGTGGTGTTTCTCAGCTGAGGCGCGGGCGACCGTCCATCACCGAGAAACCTCATGGTGAGGTAGTTGCCTACTCGACTGATGGGGGTGGGGACTCTTATGCCTGCCCTAAAGCACCTCGCTAGGAGGTCGTACTCAGCCACCGCAAGACTCTCAATCATGTCAAGAGTGCAGTATGTCCGTTTTGTAGACGCGGCTGTCTGAAAGCCACTCTTCTTAGACATCTTGTGTGAGCTGCGGTAGAGCCTGTATACCTTGAGGACGATGGGGTGCCCGTTCCATTCCGCAAGGAAGATGGAGGCCTCCTTGCCTGCGCTCATCTGATACAGCACATCGGTCGCCAGCCCATGTTCGATGGCCTCTGCTCGTACCTCCTCAAAGACAATCTCACGGATTGTGGCCTTCCCTGTTGCTGACTCTTCCTTCAGTCGATCCCTCTTCCGAGAGAGAGCTGAGCTCTTCATCGGATTGTATTTGTCAACACGACTCATCTCCAAGACACCTCCTGGAGCGAGCAGTAGCTACCTGTCTGTGATACCCTATACAACTCTGTGATACACCTTCGGTGTTCAGACTACCACGCGCTGCGATGTCAAGGAGCTCATATCATACCAGAACTGGAATACGTTGATGCACCAGTGCAGTTGCCAAGCAAGTGCAGGCACCAGGCGCGTGGGACAGGTGGTCACACAAGAAGCGAGAAGGCCGCTAGGCGCAGCCAGCCACAGAGGTGCACTCAGTGTCCAGTGGAGAAACAGTCACCATGTTCATCATATACAGAGATACACCTCCTGTCATGTGGAAGACACCTCCGTGGCTTCGCATATATGCGTTTGCCCAGGTACGGTTTCGCATACACTTCAAGGTCAGATGAGACTTTAGCGTGCGCAGCAGTACTCCACATATGTGTCAATCTGAAGAACGCGCGATGTCTGTCGCCAATCTGGCAGATTGTTCATCAGGTTCTCGCGGGGGCATCCCATTCAAGTCGTGTGCAGCAGTCATACTTGGAGCCTGCAGAGAAGATATCTGGTGGCCGGACCCGAACAGAAATGCACGCACAGAGAGTCGGCCCAAGTACCAGTCTCAGTGATGCATCGATGAGTAACGACGTTTCATGCAGCGGAACCATGGAGTTGCTGTATTTATACGTGTCAAGGGGAGTCATATCATGTCAGGCAAGTGTTCAGTATGTAGGAAGAAACATACATGACATCCAGCGCAAGTTCTGGCCACATCGCGCAATACAGGTGTAAGATGTGCAGTGCACCGTACCCGTTGGGTGCTGATGACGTTGTGGCCACTTGTCCATATTGCGGTCACACATTCAGGGTTGACGGAGAAACCATTGAGAAGCACCTACTGATTCCCAATCAGCTCAGCGTAGACAAGGCGCGTCAGACCATCAGACAGTGGCTAGAGGAATCCGCGTCTCGACTTGTAGGCAGGCGCTTCATTGAATCAGTACAGCTAGCAGACCCAGTACTCGAGTGGATTCCATTCTATCGTGTCAACGCGGAGTGTCATGTTCACTACGTGGGCGCGAAAAAGACAGGAAGCGGAGACTCTAGTCGTTGGAATCGAGTTGAAGAAACGTCCAATATGGTTGAGAACGAGTGGGTGCTTGCCAGGCGCCATGCGGCCAGTTTCGGCATGGCGGAGTTCGTCCGCACACTGAGTGATGCGAGGACAATGCCCTTTGATATCAAGACAGTGTCCGGTGGCACGGTCCTCAACTCTGAGATGACCGATAAGGACGCACGGTCCAGAGCACGACAACTGAAGGCGGATAGAGACCGAGAGGAGATCACAGAGAACCTTGACAAGCTACTAGACTACGACCTTGACATGAAGGTCCTCGAAACCAGCTATGTGCATGTTCCCTACTGGCTCTGCCAATACGAGCACAACAACGGCACTTTCAGGGTGGGTGTCTCAGGAGTCACAGGGAGTGTCTTTCTGGGAGAGATTCCTGTGACAAGAAGGTATAGAGTCAAGAAATGGTTCCACAGCATCCTGCTACTCTTGTCCTCGGCTGTGTCGCTACAGGCAACGCCTTATCTCACCTATCTCATTCTGATGAGTGACACAGAAGACAATGGTGAAGGAATTATACTGCCCTTCATTCTCCTTGCAGTGGGTGTTGTCCTCTGGGCTGGCGCCTACTTGACGTTGGGCAAGGCTCTGGGCTATGAGATACGTGTGACTGCAGAAGGCAAGGAGCTCGATGAGAGCACCTCATTACGGTCCTTGTTGACAAGAGTATGGAGGAGAATCCCATGAGCGACTTCCGTTGTCCGAGCTGCAGTGGTCCCATCAGAATGGAAGAGAACAGCAGCACGGTTGTCTGTCCCTATTGCAGCACCACCGTCCAGGTGAAGACCGGGGAGAGAATAAAGGAGAGCTACGTGATGCGACTTCAGTTCGGCCGCGAAGATGCATCCGAGAGGATGCTCGCATGGACGGCGAAACAGCTCGGTGCTCCAAGGGACTTGATAAAGAACGGGGAGGTCAAGAAAGCAGAACTTGTCTTCTGGCCGTTCTGGGTGGTGGAGGTGGAGGCCAACGGCTCCTACGAGGGTACTCAGAAGAAGATCGGGATTGGTGATTCGACGGGCCCGAGGACTTGGGACTCGGTCAAGGAGTCGAGGACCATATCTACTGAACAGGACATACTCGTCCCCGCTTCGACTCGGTTTCCCAAGCAGCTGGGCAACTACGTGATTCCGACCAAGCGCAAAGAGTTCTTCCAATACGACTTGGTTCGTGAGGCAGGAGGCACCACAAGACCGATTGTTGTCGACCAAGAGAGTGCACTACGAACAGCCACTGCCAAAATGCATGCGTTGGTGAAGGCTGAGGCGCTCAAGGAACTGGACAGAGTCGAGCGCATCGACATAACCACCCGAGTACCGGCGGTCTTTCTAGTTCATGTGCCCATCTGGCACATCACATACAGATACAGGGTCAGACGCTACAAGGCCTTGGTGGGGGGCGCCGCAGGGACAGTCATATACGCGGAGTACCCGAGAAGGATTGCATTCAGGGCAATGCTCATGATGAGCGGTCTTCTCCACCTTGCCATTGGCGGAGGCTTGGGTCTGGTACTCGTCTACGTCGGTCTCGCGTATTCAGATGGCATCTTCCCCACCATTGTGGGCATCGTCTGGGGACTTGGAATGATTGCCTTTGCTCTAAGGTTCCTCTCTGCGGCTCTTGATATAACGCGTGGGGAGGAAATGGTGTCGTAGACTGGATTGGCCTGCAGTCATCAAAGGCCACGCAGGACAAACTCAGAGCAGACTGAAGAGTGAACGGACACACATGAAAGCCGTGCGTCGAAAGGGCGTCAGTGCGCGACCTGACCAACAGAAACCATTCAGCTCAGACTGAGTCCGTGTCCTCGCTGGTCTCGTGCACCACCGCAAGCGGCGCGGTCTCTTGGACAAACCTCCAGAGTACTGACACTGCTATCAGTCCGAGGATGGCAGCTATCCAGAAGGGGACGACAAAACCATACAGTGTGAAGGGGCCGATGGCAAAGACGACCAGTGAGAACACAGAATACAGCGCTCCACCAAGAAGCGGACCCACAGTCGCCCCTGCATTGAAGAAGGCCTGAAGAGTGCCGAACAGCTTTCCTCGAAGGTGCCATGGAACTACGTCAGTCTGAATCGCTCGAAGCGCCGGCTCTGAGACGGACATCATCGCGCTCTGCACAACCCAGACACAGGAGGTCTGAGCCAAGTCTGTGGTGAGAGGAAGCACTGCAAGGCTGCTTCTTGCTCCCAGTCCTCCGAACACAGCAAGGTTCTTTCTCCCTCGTCGGTCCGACCAGCGACCGGCCGGAATGGAGAACAACAGCCCGGTGACACCGGCCCCAGAGACTATCAGACCGATGAGGCCTA
The nucleotide sequence above comes from Candidatus Thorarchaeota archaeon. Encoded proteins:
- a CDS encoding aminopeptidase, which codes for MPITDAREAARNAIESVLEARQGESLLVVCDDVRRDVGQVFAEGAMDIGLWTRLLLLESGERVVRSEVPAQLMEIVNSVHSPDIYINLLRGPADETPFRVKIIKLETRKGRSRLGHCPGITMDMLTDGALAMSKEEHSVMQNHARSLLAKLQDVERVHLTAPGGSDFTVGVSGRTWFSDTYVDWKTMKWMNLPTGEVLVGPVENSMEGVVVCDLAVGGIGPLSKPMRLDVRHGRVVSVACDDRDALRVVEQTQATDEMAKHIGEFAIGLNPKARLVKEFLEAEKVRAVHVAFGNNTDYPGVVANNSATHQDFLINRPTVTVVYGNGTEQVIMRDGALTL
- a CDS encoding alpha/beta fold hydrolase encodes the protein MQREYIPVYAIRHRVVVVNRLRRLSRVQQVFVLCLFFMLASSLTAFFVQTDFGRIEVKSVTIVDENGLGVTGRLYRPLAATATSPAPAVLLLHGMNNDKDTEGPAALELARRGFVTLALDQTGHGDSESGSPLMQAYLGGVTTLGANASYQYLKSLAFVDATRTGLVGHSMGAMVARVLAETNPDHRAVVIQAGGPDNLTEHNYMHNYLNVWPLYEELFYKGDRASFLARGLAQIAQNAGLAPGVVGQVDHTYGDFVAGTAHRYALCYCTHPGATWNAKGIAETCAWMLQALAEQSESEAWSRSHISTQTYMLKEGATLFSLIVGVLSVVPLGFMLVETPYFKTVSTPLPQRVANRGLAWWKFASLNAAVGGLTFLAVPMVGMILGIVVGSFLPVFRLVTGNGALLWLLTNAVVASLLFRRWFREARARQGVTMTELGALEKESPERNEVLRRTVLLAGILFAYLYLVVCLSQSYLGVEFRYMWPQLKMLTPTRLVQFFLYLLPVLPFFLYNGGLILFGVLRQPELSTPWKTQLVWWARNVIAMESGLAVVMLLQYAPMVLLGTPPLMDFAGLFGLYGIFLMAILPVFAGLFFIMTAFYLKTGRIYLGTFVACVIEVWILAAGSLMM